The Salinivibrio kushneri genomic interval GATCTTCTGCTTTAGCAATAACAATCAGCTCAATAAACTATCTATCATGTTATCCATGGTATTTTTTAACGATCAATATCGATAACATAGTGGTTACACAAAAGACAAAAATGCTAACTCTTGATGCCACTACGTCGCCAGAGTGCAGGACACATGAGCCAATTTCGCTTTAAACAATTTGTTATCGACCACGGCAATTGTGGCATGAAAGTCAGTACAGATGGTGTACTGCTAGGCGCTTGGGCTCAGCCTGGGACGGCGAGCAACAGCTTGGACATCGGGACAGGAACCGGTTTGTTAGCGCTGATGTTAGCACAACGTTTTGCTCATCTATCGCTGACGGCGGTCGAGTTCGATCCGTCCGCCTTTCACTGCGCCACGTTAAATGTGAGAGCGTCACGGTTTGCCGCGCAAATCCAATTGCACCACGGTGATATTAACGACTTTGCGTGTCGCGAACAGTGGCAACATATTGTCTGCAATCCCCCTTATTTCACCAGTGGTGCGCTTTCAAGCAACCCACAACGGGCCGTTGCCAGACATGCCAGTACCTTAAGCCATCCCGCGCTTATTGCCTGTCTAAAGCGGTTACTCGCCCCCACAGGGTGTGCGGATCTGATTTTGCCTACCAAAGAAGCCAATGCATTCATTGAGAATGCACAAGCACAAGGGCTTTACTTACAGCGTCGCGTGTTGGTCAGCCCCACACCGGAAAAAGCCCCCTCTCGCGTATTATTCACGCTAAGCCCGACGACGGGCGCGGTCAGATCTGATACGATCGCGGTGCGCGAGCAAGATGGCACCTACACGCAGGCTTTTGCCGATCTGACGCGAGCATTTTACCTTAAACTCTCGTAAGCCAAATCGAGCAGCGCCTCGCTATCATTGGCCTTGGGCGCGCTGCCCATTTACACTATTTGCGTCTATAATACCGCGCTTAACTATCCTTGGAGAATTACCTGTGCGAAGCTTTGCCGAACTCGAGCTGGATCCAGAACTGCTCAGTGCACTTGACGATATGGGCTATCAGCGCCCTACGCTGATCCAATCTGAGGTTATCCCCCACGGTATGGATGGACGTGACATCCTTGCCTCCGCCCCAACGGGAACCGGCAAAACGGCGGCTTTTTTGCTGCCCATGTTGCAGCACTTACTCGACTTTCCGCGGCAAAAACCCGGGCCAGGTCGCGTACTGGTTCTCACCCCCACGCGTGAGTTAGCCATTCAGGTGGCTGATGAAGCGCGCGCATTAGCGAAAAATACCAGTCTTAAGATCTTCACCATCACCGGCGGGATTTCATACCAAGAGCACGCGGAGCAGCTGGGTAAAACACAGGATATTGTGGTGGCAACGCCTGGCCGTTTGATGGAGTACATTGAAGCTGAGCGATTCGATTGCCGCGCCGTTGAATGCCTGATCTTAGATGAAGCAGACCGGATGCTCGATATGGGGTTTGCGAATGCGGTCAACCGACTCTCTGATGAGTGTCAACGCCGACGTCAGACCATGCTGTTCTCAGCCACATTAGAAGGGCGCGGTGTGGCAGGCTTTACTGATAATCTGCTAGATAACCCTGAATTGGTGGATGTGACACCACCGCGCCGCGAGCGTAAAAAAATCACCCAGTGGTATCACCGCTGTGATGATTTGGAGCATAAACGCGCCTTGCTTAAATCCATTGTTACCGAACAGGCAGAGCGCGCGATTGTATTTATTAAAACACGTGAACGCTTGGCGGAGCTTCGTGACTATATGCAGTCACAACAACTGGATTGCGCCTGGATCCAAGGTGAAATGCAACAAGCGAAACGTAACAATGCCATTAACCGGTTTAGCGAAGGAAAAGTGAAGGTCCTACTGGCCACGGATGTCGCGGCACGCGGCATTGATGTTCCAGATATTACCCATGTGATCAACTATGATCTCCCGCGCACGGCTGATGTCTATCTGCACCGTATTGGTCGCACGGCGCGCGCAGGCAAGAAAGGCTCTGCCATTTCACTGGTCGAAGCCCATGATCAACCGATGATGGATAGGATCACGCGCTACATGGATGAAGAGATTAAAGAGCGAACCATTGATGGCTTGAAGCCTAAACATAAAAAAGCAGAGCACAAGAAGAAAAAAAAGAAGCAAAGCGTTAAAAACTCGAGCAAAGTCAAAAAGCCAAAAAAACGCAAATAGAACTAGACACCTATCAGCCTGACTGACTCGCTGATATATAAGGAATTACTCAAGGAGGCCCGTAAAGGCCTCCTTTTTTTCGCTACCGGCGTCCATTTTGTTGAGCACAAAACGATCAGATTCACACATCGTGCAATATAAAGACACAAAATATTAACAATTGAACTGAAAATCAGTTTAAGATGCTATTCGCGATAACAACAAAACATGATGCAAACACAGTAGAAGGAACTCACTATGCAATCGTTTGTCGATTTCTTAAATAGCATCATATGGAGTCCGGTTCTGATTTACACCTGTTTGGGTGCGGGACTGTTTTACTCCATACTGACGCGCTTTGTTCAAATCCGTCACTTCTCCGAAATGTGGCGACTGCTCTTTTCAGGGAAAAGCTCAACCAAAGGGATTTCTTCCTTCCAAGCCTTAGCAGTATCACTCTCTGGCCGTGTCGGTACAGGTAATATTGCTGGCGTCGCCGCTGCTATCGGTTTTGGTGGCCCTGGCGCGGTATTCTGGATGTGGGTCGTTGCTTTTCTAGGCGCGGCAACCGCTTACACTGAATCAACCTTGGCACAAATTTATAAAGAAGAAGACAATGGTGAGTTCCGTGGTGGTCCTGCTTATTACATCGAAAAAGCGATGGGACAGAAATGGTATGCCATCCTCTTCGCGCTCGCGACCCTACTCGCCTGTGGTGTGATGCTACCTGGGGTACAATCCAATGCGATTGGTAATGCGGTCGAAACCGCGTTTGGCTCTGGCGCCATGGTTGATACCGCGATGTTTGGTGCACTTGAAGTGTCGAAAGTGATTACCGGTGCCTTCATCTCTATCGTGCTCGGGTTCATCATTTTCGGCGGTGTTAAACGTATTGCCCACTTTACGCAAATCGTGGTGCCTTTCATGGCGCTGGCGTACATCATTATTGCGTTTGTCATCATTCTGTTGAACATCAGTGAAATTCCCGCCGTGGTTTCTATGATCATCGGCGATGCCTTCACACCGATGGCAGGTGCGGGTGCAGCTATTGGTTGGGGGGTTAAACGTGGTGTTTACTCCAACGAAGCCGGTCAAGGGACAGGTCCACACGCTGCTGCTGCTGCCAACGTTGACCACCCAGCCCAACAAGGTTTGGTGCAATCCTTCTCGGTGTACATCGACACCTTGCTGGTTTGCTCGGCAACCGCGTTTATGATCATCATCACCGGTGCTTACAACGTCCATGGTCCGGGTGAAGCCTATATCGTGCAAAACTTGGCATCTTCGGTCGCGGCAAACAGCCCTGAGTTTACCCAGCTGGCGATTGAAGCAGCGATGCCTGGCCTAGGTAAACCCTTTATCGCCTTTGCACTCTTCTTCTTCGCCTTTACCACCATTTTGGCCTACTACTACATTGCCGAAACCAACATTGCCTACCTGCGTCGCACGATCAAGGTTCCAGGGATGATGTTTGCGCTGAAAGTGGTGCTGATGTCCGCCGTGTTCTACGGCTGTGTGCGGAGTGCTAACCTCGCTTGGGCGTTTGGTGATGCCGGTGTGGGTTTGATGGCGTGGTTAAACATTGTTGGCATCATCATCATCTTCTTTATCTCTAAGCCAGCCCTTAAGGCGCTAAAAGATTATGAAGAGCAACAGGCCAGAGGGGTAGAAACCTACACCTTCGATCCCGTTAAGCTTGGCATCAAAAATGCCGATTACTGGGAACAACGTCTGGCGCGCCGTAATGGCAAGCAAGACAGTGAAACCACCGATGCCGATGGCAAACCTATCAATCCAACGGCATAAGATTCAAACACAGAATCAATGGTAAAAAAGGGAGGGCGCACCAGCGCCCTTTTTTGATCACAGTGGTCGACAAGGCTATTAGTCATCAAGACGGAAAATAATATCAACCTGATCACGCACCTGCATGGTCGCATCTTGATAGCTTGCGGCGACATCGGCGCTGCCGCTGCGCATCTCGGCATTCATCATCACAGGGCGTGGATTGCTGGACCGATAGCGAATTTGCCAGACGCCATCGAGACGCATATCCAGGCTTTTCGCGAGCGATTCAGCTTTTGTTTTGGCATCATTGACCGCCGCCTCACGGGCTTTATCTTTCAATGCCGACTGGTCACTACTGGTTAGCTGCACTTGCCGGATTCGGTTAATCCCCTCGCCCAGCGCCCCATCTAACACTGCATTCAACTTATCGAGCTGGTTAAGTGTCACGGTAACCTGGCGCTCAGCACGGTAGCCAATCAGCTCAGGCGCTTTGTCTTTGACGTGTTGATAACGCGGTGACAGCTGAATATGCGCACTCTCGATTTGTTCGCGCTTTACCCCTTGTGCCGACAGCCGATTGATAAACGCCGTGACCGCTTTGTCGGATGCGGCTTTTGCCGCTTTTGCCGTTTTTCGCTCGGTCACCACCCCCACATCAATCGTGGCCATATCAGGCGCAGCCGTCACTTCCCCGACACCGGTAATGTCCAAATGCGGAAAATCAATATTGGCCATCGCGGCTGGTGCTGTCACCAAGGCGCTAGTCAGGCAAAGCATTGCTTTAAATTTGTGCATAGTCTCTCCTTTGGAACCCGATAATAGTAAGTCACACCTGTCAGACGCCTAAAAACGAAAAATGCTCCCTGGCCAACGTCAACGTTGTGTCAATATTGGGCGAGTGCTTCCTTCGCCGCGAGCTGACAGGCATGGGTGATCTCGGCCAATACGCCACTTTCCATTGCCCAAAAATGCCAGTATAAATGGCGTGATTCGACTTTTCCCGGCATCACGTCCACTAAACGTCCGTCGGCTAACTGCTCTGAGACCATAACCCTTGGGATCAGGCAATAAGCCATGCTCTGCAACGCCATCGCTACAAACGCCTCCGACGAGCGAACAATATGCCGGCGCCAGCCCGCAGCAGGCATCGCATAGTAGGCCGCCAAAAAGTCCGCGTGCATATCATCATGCGCATCAAAGATCACCGCTGGCGCTGCCATTAACGCTTCTCTATCAATCCCATCGGCAAAGTATCGCTGGGCAAATGACGGCGTGGCCACACAACTGTAGTCCATGGTGCCTAAATAGCGGCAGTCACAACCGTGCATTGGCGTGGAATCGGTACTGATCGCCGCAACCGCTTCACCACTGCGCATTTTATTGAGTGTACGGCTCTCATCTTCCACCAATAGATTAAAATCAATCGCTTGATGGGTGGTCAGCGGGGCAAGAGCCAAAAGCAGCCAAGTGGCTAAACTGTCTGCATTGGTGGCAATCGACACTGACAAAGCTGATCCATCAACACCGGGCGCCAGCTCGGGCAAGGTTTCTTGCTCCAGCAGTTGCACGCGTCGATAAAGCCCTAGAAGACGCTGGCCTATCGCTGTGGGTTTTGGCGGTTGCTCGCGCACCATCACAGGTTGAGCGATTTGTCGCTCCAGTTGCTTGATGCGTTGTGATACCGCTGACTGGGTGATAAACAATGCCGCGGCTGCACGTTCAAAACTTCCCCAGGAAATCACCGCATCTAACGCCTCCACGCCTCGATAATCCATCTCGCTCTCCTTATTAGTTTTACTAATTAACTATAAATATATTTAAGTTCCCTTAATAGGCATTCCTGCTTAAAGTGAGAGCCATACTCGGAGAGAAAAGGAAAACAGAGTGAGCAGTTTTTTAGTCGCCCTTCAGGGCTTAGGCTTGAGCCTGACCATGATTATTCCCATTGGCGCGCAAAATGCGTATGTGATTAACCAAGGTATCAGCCGTGAACACCATATGACCACAGCGTCGATCTGCTTTATCTGCGATATCATCTTGATCTCAAGTGGGATTTTTGGCGGAGGGGCCTTATTGGCAAGTTACCCTATACTGCTCAATACCATCACGCTCGCAGGGATCGGCTTTTTGAGTGTCTACGCGTGGCAGTTTATCCAGAGCGCACGTCAACACAACCAAGAGGCGTCAATGGAAGCCCCCACCATGAGTCGAGGCCGCCGCGCAGTGATCATTGGCGCCTTGGCGGTGACCTTGCTCAATCCGCATGTGTATCTCGATACCGTGGTGGTGTTGGGTGCAATTGGTGGCCAATTTGCGTTCGATGAACGCGTCGCTTTTACTGTTGGGGCCCTAATGGGATCGTGCCTTTGGTTTTACGGCTTATCGGCAGGGGCCGCACGCTTGTCACCGTGGCTATCCACTCCCTCAATCCGGCGACTGCTCGATCTACTCATGGCGAGTATGATGTTATTCGTGGCCGGTAAGCTCGCACTCGGCCTTTACGCACGTTTACTGGCAAGTTAAAAAACAGGGATGCGGCCACGCTGCCGCATCCATAATGGCTATCACCGACCGTGAGGTTATGCTTGGCGCTCGCTGCGCTCGACGTGAACACTCATTTGCGGGAATGGAATTTCAATACCATGTTCGTCCAGCGCTTCTTTGATGGTTGGCAGCAGCTCAAAGTAAACGCTCCAGTAGTCTTCTGTTTTCACCCAAGGGCGCACCACAAAATTGACCGATGAGTCGGCTAACGTCATCACCGCCACATTGGGTTCAGGATCTTTCAGAATCAAGGGATGTTGGGTCAGAATATCCATCAACACCGTTTTGGTTTTCTTTAAATCCGCGCTGTACGCGACGCCAATCGTCAAGTCAACACGGCGTGTGGCATGCTTGGAATAGTTAGTGATTGGGCTGCTGATCACCGACCCATTTGGCACCACCACCATTTTGTTATCCGGGGTAGTGAGCACCGTAGAGAACACTTGAATGGACTCAACAGAGCCCGCGACTCCGGCCAATTCGACGTAATCGCCCGATTTAAACGGACGGAACATCACGATTAATACCCCGGCGGCAAAGTTTGCTAACGAGCCTTGCAAAGCCAGCCCCACGGCCAAACCTGCGGCACCTAAGATGGCAATCACAGACGCCGTTTGTACACCCACACGGCTCAACGCGGCAATCAAAACGATCACAAACAACAAGTAACGCACGAGGCCGTGGAGAAATTCCACCACCGCGTTATCCATGTTGCGCTTACGCATCACCCCCGCCATGGAGTTGGCCAAACCTTTGATCACAAGGTTACCAATCACCAAGATCAGTAGCGCAGAAATAATGTTCACCCCGTACTGCGTCAACAGATCTTGATTATCCATCAACCAAGTCTGTGCCCATTTAGCACCCTCTACCATTGTGTTTTCCTCACTCATTCACTTTCCCTCTTCAAGTTGGGATAAACGGTAACCCTATGTTAACAGCCTTTTACTGGTCGCTGTCTATCTCATTCACGCGAAATGTCTCCGCAATGATACGAGTCAGTATCACGAAGATATAAAAAAACCCGCCAAGTGGCGGGCTTTTACATTCAACACTGTTGTGACGTTTACAGGACGTCAACTGCGTTGAGGTCTTTGAAAGCTTGCTCAAGGCGCGCAACCATCGACTCTTGCCCTTTACGTAGCCAAACGCGTGGGTCATAGAATTTTTTGTTAGGTTGATCGTCACCTTTCGGGTTACCGATTTGAGTTTGTAGGTAGCCTTCGTTGTCTTGGTAATACTGACGAATACCATCCCAAGTCGCCCACTGAGTATCGGTATCGATGTTCATTTTGATCACACCGTAGCCAATGGATTCTTGAATTTGTGCTTCAGAAGAACCCGAGCCGCCATGGAAGACGAAGTTCAGACCATTGGTCGGTAGACCAAATTTCTCTGAGCAGTAAGCCTGTGATTCACGTAGGATTTCTGGCTTAAGTACCACGTTACCTGGTTTGTAAACACCGTGTACGTTACCGAATGACGCAGCAATGGTGAAACGGTGGCTAACGGCTGACAGTTTTTCGTATGCGTAAGCCACTTCTTCTGGCTTGGTGTAAAGATCAGCTGTATCAACATCGCTGTTATCCACGCCGTCTTCTTCACCACCCGTAATACCCAGTTCGATTTCTAGCGTCATGCCCATTTTGTCCATGCGCGCAAGATATTCGGCACAGATTTCCATGTTCTCTTCAAGCGACTCTTCAGACAGGTCAATCATATGAGAAGAGAAAAGCGGTTTGCCGTGCTCTTTGAAGAAGGCTTCACCCGCGTCAAGTAGGCCATCAATCCACGGCAGTAGTTTCTTCGCTGCGTGGTCAGTGTGCATGATCACAGGCACACCGTAGACTTCAGCCATCGCGTGAACGTATTTCGCACCGGCAACAGCGCCTTTAATTTGCGCTTCTTGGCCTTCTAGTTTCAGACCTTTGCCCGGGAAGAAACCCGCACCACCGTTAGAGAACTGGATAACCACTGGCGCTTTTACTTTCGCCGCGGCTTCCATCACTGCGTTGATTGAGTCAGTGTTAACGACGTTGACTGCAGGCAATGCAAACTTGTTCTCTTTGGCAACTTCAAATACTTTCTGAACGTCATCGCCAAAGATAACGCCAGGTTTTACAAAATCAAAAACTTTAGACATGGCTCTTGTCCTATTCACTCGGGTTGTCTTTGCTGAACTGAGTAAAGATGCCTGAGGCACCTTTATCAATCGGGTGCAATCGTTTACGACTCGGCCTATTGTAGTCAAACGAAAGCAAGAACGGGAGATGTCACTCCCGTTTTATTATCTGGTTTATGCGTCTTTCGCACGTGCTTCCAGCATTTCTACCGCAGGTAGAGGCTTGCCTTCAACAAACTCTAGGAAAGCACCGCCACCGGTTGAGATGTAAGACACATCAGCTTGGATACCAAACTTATCAATCGCTGCGAGGGTATCGCCGCCACCCGCAACAGAGAAGCCTTCAGACTCCGCGATCGCTTTTGAAATGCCTGCCGTGCCCGCTTCAAAGTTCTTAAACTCAAACACGCCAACAGGGCCATTCCACAGAATGGTTTTGGCATTTTTCAAAATGTCCGCCAACGCTTGGGTTGATTCAGGACCGAGGTCAAAAATCATATCGTCGTCTTGCACATCTTCAACGCGCTTGATCTCTGCTTCCGCGTTTTCATCAAATGCCTTCGCACACGCCACGTCGGTGGCAACAGGAATATGGCACTCTTCCATTAGAGATTTCGCCGTGTCGACTAAGTCCGCCTCATACAGCGACTTACCAACATTGTGACCGTCAGCGGCGATAAAGGTGTTGGCGATACCACCACCGACAACCAGTTGGTCTGCCACGGTTGACAGTGATTTCAGTACCGTCAGCTTGGTAGACACTTTTGAACCACCCACA includes:
- the srmB gene encoding ATP-dependent RNA helicase SrmB, which gives rise to MRSFAELELDPELLSALDDMGYQRPTLIQSEVIPHGMDGRDILASAPTGTGKTAAFLLPMLQHLLDFPRQKPGPGRVLVLTPTRELAIQVADEARALAKNTSLKIFTITGGISYQEHAEQLGKTQDIVVATPGRLMEYIEAERFDCRAVECLILDEADRMLDMGFANAVNRLSDECQRRRQTMLFSATLEGRGVAGFTDNLLDNPELVDVTPPRRERKKITQWYHRCDDLEHKRALLKSIVTEQAERAIVFIKTRERLAELRDYMQSQQLDCAWIQGEMQQAKRNNAINRFSEGKVKVLLATDVAARGIDVPDITHVINYDLPRTADVYLHRIGRTARAGKKGSAISLVEAHDQPMMDRITRYMDEEIKERTIDGLKPKHKKAEHKKKKKKQSVKNSSKVKKPKKRK
- the mscS gene encoding small-conductance mechanosensitive channel MscS, whose amino-acid sequence is MSEENTMVEGAKWAQTWLMDNQDLLTQYGVNIISALLILVIGNLVIKGLANSMAGVMRKRNMDNAVVEFLHGLVRYLLFVIVLIAALSRVGVQTASVIAILGAAGLAVGLALQGSLANFAAGVLIVMFRPFKSGDYVELAGVAGSVESIQVFSTVLTTPDNKMVVVPNGSVISSPITNYSKHATRRVDLTIGVAYSADLKKTKTVLMDILTQHPLILKDPEPNVAVMTLADSSVNFVVRPWVKTEDYWSVYFELLPTIKEALDEHGIEIPFPQMSVHVERSERQA
- a CDS encoding LysR family transcriptional regulator ArgP — protein: MDYRGVEALDAVISWGSFERAAAALFITQSAVSQRIKQLERQIAQPVMVREQPPKPTAIGQRLLGLYRRVQLLEQETLPELAPGVDGSALSVSIATNADSLATWLLLALAPLTTHQAIDFNLLVEDESRTLNKMRSGEAVAAISTDSTPMHGCDCRYLGTMDYSCVATPSFAQRYFADGIDREALMAAPAVIFDAHDDMHADFLAAYYAMPAAGWRRHIVRSSEAFVAMALQSMAYCLIPRVMVSEQLADGRLVDVMPGKVESRHLYWHFWAMESGVLAEITHACQLAAKEALAQY
- a CDS encoding LysE/ArgO family amino acid transporter, which codes for MIIPIGAQNAYVINQGISREHHMTTASICFICDIILISSGIFGGGALLASYPILLNTITLAGIGFLSVYAWQFIQSARQHNQEASMEAPTMSRGRRAVIIGALAVTLLNPHVYLDTVVVLGAIGGQFAFDERVAFTVGALMGSCLWFYGLSAGAARLSPWLSTPSIRRLLDLLMASMMLFVAGKLALGLYARLLAS
- a CDS encoding alanine/glycine:cation symporter family protein — protein: MQSFVDFLNSIIWSPVLIYTCLGAGLFYSILTRFVQIRHFSEMWRLLFSGKSSTKGISSFQALAVSLSGRVGTGNIAGVAAAIGFGGPGAVFWMWVVAFLGAATAYTESTLAQIYKEEDNGEFRGGPAYYIEKAMGQKWYAILFALATLLACGVMLPGVQSNAIGNAVETAFGSGAMVDTAMFGALEVSKVITGAFISIVLGFIIFGGVKRIAHFTQIVVPFMALAYIIIAFVIILLNISEIPAVVSMIIGDAFTPMAGAGAAIGWGVKRGVYSNEAGQGTGPHAAAAANVDHPAQQGLVQSFSVYIDTLLVCSATAFMIIITGAYNVHGPGEAYIVQNLASSVAANSPEFTQLAIEAAMPGLGKPFIAFALFFFAFTTILAYYYIAETNIAYLRRTIKVPGMMFALKVVLMSAVFYGCVRSANLAWAFGDAGVGLMAWLNIVGIIIIFFISKPALKALKDYEEQQARGVETYTFDPVKLGIKNADYWEQRLARRNGKQDSETTDADGKPINPTA
- a CDS encoding phosphoglycerate kinase, encoding MSVIKMTDLDLAGKRVFIRADLNVPVKDGKVTSDARILASLPTIKHCLEAGAKVMVTSHLGRPEEGQPEDQYSLQPVVNYLDDALDCQVSLAKDYLDGLELNAGELVVLENVRFNKGEKKNDEALSKKYAALCDIFVMDAFGTAHRAQASTHGVGTYAPVACAGPLLANELEALGKAMDNPARPMVAIVGGSKVSTKLTVLKSLSTVADQLVVGGGIANTFIAADGHNVGKSLYEADLVDTAKSLMEECHIPVATDVACAKAFDENAEAEIKRVEDVQDDDMIFDLGPESTQALADILKNAKTILWNGPVGVFEFKNFEAGTAGISKAIAESEGFSVAGGGDTLAAIDKFGIQADVSYISTGGGAFLEFVEGKPLPAVEMLEARAKDA
- the fbaA gene encoding class II fructose-bisphosphate aldolase; this translates as MSKVFDFVKPGVIFGDDVQKVFEVAKENKFALPAVNVVNTDSINAVMEAAAKVKAPVVIQFSNGGAGFFPGKGLKLEGQEAQIKGAVAGAKYVHAMAEVYGVPVIMHTDHAAKKLLPWIDGLLDAGEAFFKEHGKPLFSSHMIDLSEESLEENMEICAEYLARMDKMGMTLEIELGITGGEEDGVDNSDVDTADLYTKPEEVAYAYEKLSAVSHRFTIAASFGNVHGVYKPGNVVLKPEILRESQAYCSEKFGLPTNGLNFVFHGGSGSSEAQIQESIGYGVIKMNIDTDTQWATWDGIRQYYQDNEGYLQTQIGNPKGDDQPNKKFYDPRVWLRKGQESMVARLEQAFKDLNAVDVL
- a CDS encoding tRNA1(Val) (adenine(37)-N6)-methyltransferase, giving the protein MSQFRFKQFVIDHGNCGMKVSTDGVLLGAWAQPGTASNSLDIGTGTGLLALMLAQRFAHLSLTAVEFDPSAFHCATLNVRASRFAAQIQLHHGDINDFACREQWQHIVCNPPYFTSGALSSNPQRAVARHASTLSHPALIACLKRLLAPTGCADLILPTKEANAFIENAQAQGLYLQRRVLVSPTPEKAPSRVLFTLSPTTGAVRSDTIAVREQDGTYTQAFADLTRAFYLKLS
- a CDS encoding oxidative stress defense protein encodes the protein MHKFKAMLCLTSALVTAPAAMANIDFPHLDITGVGEVTAAPDMATIDVGVVTERKTAKAAKAASDKAVTAFINRLSAQGVKREQIESAHIQLSPRYQHVKDKAPELIGYRAERQVTVTLNQLDKLNAVLDGALGEGINRIRQVQLTSSDQSALKDKAREAAVNDAKTKAESLAKSLDMRLDGVWQIRYRSSNPRPVMMNAEMRSGSADVAASYQDATMQVRDQVDIIFRLDD